The Bradysia coprophila strain Holo2 chromosome X unlocalized genomic scaffold, BU_Bcop_v1 contig_20, whole genome shotgun sequence region GGTTCTGAACAATCCGAATGCTAGGACTAAACAATTCGTCTGAAAATATCCGTTAAAACGTTACACCATCAATGGAAGTTGGTTCTTCTATTGCTAAAAATTGCGTCAAAAGTATGAAGTGAGATTCTTATctcacaacatttttttctcccCTAATTAACACTGTTTTTAGTCCCTATATTTATCGATTACTGTCTAACTATTTGTTGACGATATGCGTGAATTATATTCAATAGACTAACCAATAAATTATGTTAAATATACCGAAAAGGGCTGCATAACCATATCGGAAAATGAGGTCAATCTGGGATGATATGTCCTCTTTGTCGGACGTAACGTTACTGACATACGCAAATTCTgcacaaaaatgaattatttttttaaacaatctGAAGAAGTGGACTTAGACCTTAGAAAACTgcatgaaaaaaatgattaactCACCGACCATGGCTATAAAGACAAAGGTCATGCTAACTCCGGTGTAAACATCAATAGCTTTGATGTACGACGTTTTCGGCAATTGCATGGAAAGCAGCGTAAGGCCAATGGGCATCAGAAGTAATGATAGGGCACAAATGACCAATCTAACGTTGGCGGCTCTGCGGttcaacaaaaacgaaatccaTGATAGTATTACGAGCATTGTGCACGGTATATAAACTTGTGTCACATAGTGGCTTGTGTTTCGTTTTACTTGAAATTGTGCATTCAATCGTGAATAGTTGCCTAATGGGAAAAGTGTTTAGTAACACATTTTAGTAAATTCAATCCATTTTGATGAACTACCGGTGGTCAACTGAATAAATTCGGAATTCTGTCTGTGGCCAGTTAACGCAAACAAATTTATGGTTGAATCTACTGAAACTCCAACGGCATTCTCATTTTTCCAGGTATATGTGATATCTCTAGCCGTATAACcgtctgaaaaaaaaagatctgTACAGAAACTCTCGTGAAACTTGACTTTTACCAACAGCTCTCTATAGACAATGAACAAATCTGACTATCCATTGGAAAATTAGTGTAGTCCATGGGACAGGCGGCCGTGACACTCAATCTAGttccattaaaatattttcaagtatAAAAATCGACTTGTTTCCAGTTAAGTTTTACctgacactcctaatcacTTCACCATTGCTTCGGACTTTGAcgaattcatttttcgcagtAATCGAATGAGCAAAGCCTTGTTTCTCATTCACAAAGAATGTGTCGGGTAACCAAATTGATTTCGAAACTTCGTGGCCGAAACTGAGCGTTTCGATACCAGACCGATTAAACGCTAACCGGGGATCATTCCAGTACTGACGGAAATAGAAATTGATTGAGTAATCCTAAAAAAATGgtcaacaataaaatgaaaaacgtaaAACTTATTACACGATGTAGCT contains the following coding sequences:
- the LOC119068792 gene encoding gamma-aminobutyric acid receptor subunit beta-like; protein product: MQLINYVAVIFVFCVIGFENVKSNAVHEQNYANVSELIDSLLSGYDKRLRPNYGGPPVNVEITMYVISFDALSDVNMDYSINFYFRQYWNDPRLAFNRSGIETLSFGHEVSKSIWLPDTFFVNEKQGFAHSITAKNEFVKVRSNGEVIRSVRLSVTAACPMDYTNFPMDSQICSLSIESYGYTARDITYTWKNENAVGVSVDSTINLFALTGHRQNSEFIQLTTGNYSRLNAQFQVKRNTSHYVTQVYIPCTMLVILSWISFLLNRRAANVRLVICALSLLLMPIGLTLLSMQLPKTSYIKAIDVYTGVSMTFVFIAMVEFAYVSNVTSDKEDISSQIDLIFRYGYAALFGIFNIIYWLVY